One part of the Algibacter sp. L1A34 genome encodes these proteins:
- a CDS encoding YfhO family protein: MQFTIKRILPHILVLLGFVILSLAYFSPVLQGKEIYQSDIVQFIGMSKQQKDFKAQTGEETYWTNGAFAGMPTYQLGAKYPHNYIKKIDLALRFLPRPADYLFLYLLGFYVLLLVLKVDFKLAVLGAIAFGFSTYLIIILGVGHNSKAHAIAYMPLVLSGIILTFRRKYIAGFLLTVLAMGLEIVSNHFQMTYYLMLLVLILGLAYLVDAYNKQALPHFFKSVGILFAAVILSIALNATSVMATNEYVKESTRGKTELTINADGSPKAVSNGLDKDYITQFSYGFAETFNLFIPRFMGGGNGENVGKDSATYEAFRKLGATTTQAAEEAKHAPLYWGDQPIVEAPAYVGAVILFLFVFALFLVKGRLKWWLVGGTLFSLLLSYGKNLGFLTNFFIDYVPLYNKFRAVTSIQVLLELCIPVLGVFGLVRLFNKYEKEDEKLKALKYATIITGGLALLFLMLKSSLFDFVGMNDGYYRQNYGAEFVDALKEDRKSVFTSDTLRSLVLVLLSAGLIFAYLKGKLKENLLVVAFAVLLLFDLVGVDKRYVNNDDFVSSIKMNKPFEANAVDKAILQDKSYYRVYDLVSGPSKPSYFHNSMNGYNAAELKRYREVFDFYISKNNMNVLNMFNTKYIIAQGEKGETFPYTNRDANGAAWFVNDLKMVNSANEEIKALDSLDNKHIAVFAKRSDVLIPTESKQFTVDSLASIKIVEQQPNYLKYSSNNANNGFAVFSEVYYGNGWKTFIDGEETQHIRVNYTLRGLEVPAGKHEIIFKFDPDVVKTGSTIALASSVLFGLLLLGGLFYGFKKE; encoded by the coding sequence ATGCAATTTACAATTAAACGCATACTTCCACATATCTTAGTTCTTTTAGGGTTTGTAATATTATCATTGGCCTATTTTAGCCCTGTTTTACAAGGTAAAGAAATCTATCAAAGTGATATTGTTCAGTTTATTGGCATGAGCAAGCAACAAAAAGATTTTAAAGCACAAACTGGAGAAGAAACCTATTGGACAAACGGAGCCTTTGCTGGTATGCCAACGTACCAATTGGGAGCCAAATACCCACATAATTACATTAAAAAAATAGATTTGGCACTGCGCTTTTTACCTCGCCCAGCTGATTATTTATTTCTTTATTTATTAGGTTTTTACGTTTTGTTATTAGTACTAAAAGTCGATTTTAAGCTCGCTGTGCTTGGAGCTATAGCCTTTGGGTTTTCAACTTATTTAATCATTATTTTGGGAGTTGGGCACAATAGTAAAGCACATGCTATAGCATACATGCCTTTGGTACTAAGCGGTATTATACTCACGTTTAGGAGGAAATATATAGCAGGTTTTTTGCTTACGGTATTGGCAATGGGTTTAGAAATTGTGTCGAATCATTTTCAAATGACTTATTATTTAATGCTGTTGGTGCTTATTTTGGGACTCGCTTATTTAGTAGATGCTTATAATAAACAAGCATTACCTCATTTTTTTAAATCCGTAGGTATTTTGTTTGCAGCTGTTATTCTTTCTATTGCCTTAAACGCAACTAGCGTTATGGCTACAAATGAATATGTAAAGGAAAGTACCAGAGGAAAAACCGAACTAACGATTAATGCCGATGGTTCTCCAAAAGCAGTTTCAAACGGATTAGATAAAGATTATATCACGCAGTTTAGTTATGGTTTTGCTGAAACATTTAACCTGTTTATTCCTCGGTTTATGGGTGGTGGTAATGGTGAAAATGTTGGAAAAGATTCAGCTACTTATGAAGCTTTTAGAAAATTAGGAGCTACAACAACACAAGCTGCCGAAGAAGCTAAACATGCACCATTATATTGGGGAGATCAACCCATAGTGGAAGCGCCAGCTTATGTAGGTGCGGTTATTTTATTTCTATTTGTATTCGCTTTGTTTTTGGTAAAAGGGCGTTTAAAATGGTGGCTTGTTGGTGGAACATTATTTTCTTTATTGTTGTCTTACGGAAAGAATTTAGGCTTTCTAACTAACTTTTTTATTGATTATGTACCACTTTACAACAAGTTTAGAGCGGTAACTTCGATACAAGTTTTATTAGAATTGTGTATTCCTGTTTTAGGCGTTTTTGGTTTAGTACGCTTGTTTAATAAATATGAGAAGGAAGATGAAAAGCTAAAGGCGTTAAAATATGCCACAATAATTACAGGCGGTTTAGCTCTTTTGTTTTTAATGTTGAAATCGTCCCTATTTGATTTTGTTGGTATGAATGATGGTTATTATCGTCAGAATTACGGAGCAGAATTTGTGGATGCATTAAAAGAGGATAGAAAGAGTGTTTTTACATCGGACACTTTAAGAAGTTTAGTTTTAGTATTGCTTTCAGCTGGATTAATTTTCGCGTATTTAAAAGGTAAGCTAAAAGAAAATTTATTGGTTGTTGCCTTTGCTGTGCTTTTATTGTTCGATTTAGTTGGGGTTGATAAACGGTATGTAAATAATGACGATTTTGTATCATCAATTAAAATGAATAAACCTTTTGAGGCAAATGCTGTCGATAAAGCTATTTTACAAGATAAAAGTTATTATCGTGTCTACGATTTAGTTTCGGGGCCATCAAAACCATCCTATTTTCATAATTCTATGAATGGTTATAATGCTGCTGAATTAAAACGGTATCGAGAAGTTTTCGATTTTTATATTTCGAAGAACAATATGAATGTGCTAAATATGTTTAACACGAAATATATTATTGCTCAAGGTGAAAAAGGAGAAACATTTCCATACACAAATAGAGATGCAAATGGAGCGGCTTGGTTTGTTAATGATTTGAAAATGGTTAATTCTGCAAACGAAGAGATTAAAGCATTAGATAGTTTAGATAATAAACATATTGCTGTTTTTGCTAAAAGAAGCGATGTGTTAATTCCAACGGAAAGCAAACAATTTACTGTTGATTCTTTGGCTAGTATTAAAATTGTAGAGCAGCAACCTAATTATTTAAAGTATAGCTCTAATAATGCAAATAACGGTTTTGCTGTATTTTCTGAAGTGTATTATGGAAATGGTTGGAAAACATTTATCGATGGAGAAGAAACGCAGCATATACGAGTAAATTACACCTTACGTGGTTTAGAAGTTCCTGCAGGTAAACATGAAATTATATTTAAATTTGATCCAGATGTTGTAAAAACAGGAAGTACCATTGCTCTTGCTAGTTCTGTTTTATTTGGGTTATTATTGCTAGGCGGACTTTTCTACGGATTTAAAAAAGAATAG
- a CDS encoding DUF4834 family protein produces the protein MGLLRTIFIIVLVYYLFKVLSRIFAPFLMKFAVKKAEERFGGQFQKKQQEPVKEEGKVTIDKIPNIKTSNKDVGDYVDYEEVD, from the coding sequence ATGGGTTTATTAAGAACCATATTTATAATTGTTTTAGTTTATTATTTATTCAAAGTGCTTTCAAGAATATTTGCGCCTTTTTTGATGAAGTTTGCCGTAAAAAAAGCTGAAGAGCGATTTGGTGGTCAGTTTCAAAAGAAGCAGCAAGAGCCTGTTAAAGAGGAAGGGAAGGTTACTATTGATAAAATTCCGAATATAAAAACATCCAATAAAGATGTTGGTGATTACGTGGATTATGAAGAAGTCGATTAA
- a CDS encoding transporter, protein MKAIKSILIILLSFVSTQAFCQYTDVINSNRPGVSRSAFSVGTNVAQFEVGPYIIEEERTPAIGYKVSGFGADFAIRYGLLWEPLELNFEGNYQSDNKSFSTDLSNKDRRSNFKYLTLGAKYLVYDPYKNAEEDKPNLFSWKANHRFKWKSLIPAIAVYAGANFDTPDNPYTADAIEGVSPKVMIATQNNFSGGWVFVMNLIKDRIGTEQSDFQYILTLTHSFSPQWVVFGETQAIKSDYYADNLFRFGGAYLWGKDFQLDTALTFNTKDTPSVFSVNFGMSYRLDFHKDKEMDNGTSVEDSMKRKGSKKKKKSGKKSTKEETKKQKRDAIDFED, encoded by the coding sequence ATGAAAGCCATCAAATCGATTTTAATTATCCTACTAAGTTTTGTTTCAACTCAAGCTTTTTGCCAATATACCGATGTTATAAATTCTAATCGACCAGGCGTTTCGCGAAGTGCCTTTTCTGTAGGAACAAACGTAGCGCAATTTGAAGTTGGCCCATACATTATTGAAGAAGAACGTACGCCGGCAATTGGTTATAAAGTTTCAGGTTTTGGAGCAGATTTTGCTATACGTTACGGATTATTATGGGAACCATTGGAACTTAATTTTGAAGGAAACTATCAAAGTGATAACAAATCTTTTTCGACAGATTTATCTAATAAAGACCGACGTTCAAATTTTAAATACCTAACACTTGGTGCCAAATATTTAGTATATGATCCTTATAAAAATGCTGAAGAAGACAAGCCTAATTTATTCAGTTGGAAAGCTAACCACAGATTTAAATGGAAGTCTTTAATTCCTGCAATAGCGGTTTATGCTGGTGCAAATTTCGATACGCCAGACAATCCTTATACAGCCGATGCCATAGAAGGAGTTAGCCCTAAAGTGATGATTGCTACCCAAAATAATTTTTCTGGAGGTTGGGTTTTTGTAATGAATTTAATTAAAGATCGTATTGGCACAGAGCAATCGGACTTTCAATATATATTAACCTTAACACATTCTTTTAGTCCGCAGTGGGTTGTTTTTGGAGAAACTCAAGCTATTAAAAGTGATTATTATGCCGATAATTTGTTTAGATTTGGTGGCGCTTATTTGTGGGGCAAAGATTTTCAATTAGATACAGCATTAACCTTTAATACTAAAGACACACCATCCGTTTTTAGTGTGAATTTTGGGATGTCTTACCGATTAGATTTTCATAAAGACAAAGAAATGGACAATGGCACATCCGTTGAAGATTCCATGAAACGAAAAGGAAGTAAGAAGAAGAAAAAGAGTGGTAAAAAAAGTACTAAAGAAGAAACAAAAAAACAAAAACGTGACGCTATAGATTTTGAAGATTAA
- a CDS encoding GNAT family N-acetyltransferase has protein sequence MITLKEVKTKKDLKAFVKFPFTLYKDCEYWTPPIISQEVKTFDKNENPVFKDAEAQLFLAYKNNNIVGRIAAITNNLEIEDQNIKKMRFGWFDFIDDLEVSKILLNKVSEIGKSKNLEYTEGPVGFSNLDKVGVMTEGFESIAPMVTWYNHAYYVKHYEAAGFEIEKSYSESRFPFENVKPEFFKKAQELIKRRYQLKALKFTKTSEVMPYVDKMFDLFNESYASLSSFVAINDIQKAYFKKKFISFVNPEYIKFVVDKDDKLVGFAIVMPAFAKALKKMNGKLFPFGFRHILNAKKNSKDVIFYLIGIHPDYQNKGVHAVIFNEYYETFKEKGIETCFRTPELEDNHAIHQIWKHFDPVVYKRRKTYKKLL, from the coding sequence ATGATTACACTAAAAGAAGTAAAAACTAAAAAAGATCTAAAAGCATTTGTAAAATTCCCTTTTACATTGTACAAAGATTGTGAATACTGGACACCTCCGATAATTAGTCAGGAAGTAAAAACATTTGATAAAAATGAAAATCCTGTTTTCAAAGATGCCGAAGCTCAGTTATTCTTAGCATACAAAAACAATAATATTGTTGGACGAATAGCTGCAATTACTAACAATTTAGAAATAGAAGATCAAAACATAAAAAAAATGCGTTTTGGTTGGTTCGATTTTATTGACGATTTAGAGGTTTCTAAGATTTTACTTAACAAGGTTTCTGAAATAGGAAAAAGTAAAAATTTAGAATATACTGAAGGTCCTGTCGGATTCTCTAATTTAGATAAAGTAGGTGTTATGACAGAAGGCTTTGAGAGCATCGCTCCTATGGTTACCTGGTATAATCATGCCTATTATGTAAAACATTACGAAGCTGCCGGTTTTGAGATAGAAAAATCTTATTCTGAAAGTCGTTTCCCCTTTGAAAACGTTAAGCCAGAATTCTTTAAAAAAGCACAAGAACTTATAAAAAGACGTTATCAACTAAAAGCTTTAAAGTTCACTAAAACGAGTGAAGTAATGCCTTATGTTGATAAAATGTTCGATTTATTTAACGAAAGCTACGCTTCATTATCATCGTTTGTTGCGATAAATGATATTCAAAAAGCATATTTTAAGAAGAAATTTATAAGTTTTGTTAATCCAGAATATATCAAATTTGTAGTTGATAAAGATGATAAACTAGTTGGTTTTGCCATTGTAATGCCAGCCTTTGCAAAAGCTTTAAAAAAGATGAATGGTAAACTTTTTCCTTTTGGTTTCCGCCATATTTTGAATGCCAAAAAGAATAGTAAAGATGTTATTTTCTATTTAATAGGAATTCATCCAGACTACCAAAACAAAGGTGTACATGCCGTAATTTTTAACGAATATTACGAAACGTTTAAAGAAAAGGGTATTGAGACTTGTTTTAGAACGCCAGAATTAGAAGATAATCATGCCATCCACCAAATATGGAAGCATTTTGATCCTGTGGTTTACAAACGAAGAAAAACGTATAAAAAGCTACTTTAA
- a CDS encoding aminotransferase class I/II-fold pyridoxal phosphate-dependent enzyme, with product MKDLFEKIYKDKGPLGKWASQAEGYFVFPKLEGEISNRMKFQGKDVITWSINDYLGLANHPEVRKVDAEAAAQYGSAYPMGARMMSGHTDLHEKLQNELASFVSKEAAYLLNFGYQGMVSTIDALVSKHDIIVYDVDAHACIIDGVRLHMGKRFTYKHNDVASLEKNLERATKMAEQTGGGILVISEGVFGMRGEQGRLKEIVALKKKFNFRLFVDDAHGFGTLGKTGAGTGEEQGVQDDIDVYFATFAKSLASTGAFIAGDKEIIDYLKYNLRSQMFAKSLQMQLVAGALKRLDMLKTMPELKAKLWENVNALQSGLKARGFDIGTTQSCVTPVYLKGSIPEAMALVKDLRENYGVFCSIVVYPVIPKGLILLRLIPTATHTLEDVTETLNAFDAIRERLENGTYKRLSASVMAAMGE from the coding sequence ATGAAGGATTTATTTGAAAAGATTTATAAAGACAAAGGACCACTAGGAAAGTGGGCGTCTCAGGCTGAAGGTTATTTTGTGTTTCCAAAATTGGAAGGTGAAATTTCTAATAGAATGAAGTTTCAAGGAAAAGACGTAATCACTTGGAGTATTAATGACTACTTAGGTTTAGCCAATCACCCAGAAGTACGTAAAGTAGATGCTGAGGCAGCTGCACAATACGGTTCTGCTTATCCAATGGGAGCTAGAATGATGTCTGGCCACACTGATTTACACGAAAAACTTCAAAATGAATTGGCATCTTTTGTAAGTAAAGAAGCAGCATATTTATTAAACTTTGGATATCAAGGTATGGTATCTACTATCGATGCTTTAGTGTCTAAACATGATATTATTGTTTATGATGTTGATGCTCACGCTTGTATTATTGATGGTGTACGTTTACACATGGGGAAACGTTTTACATATAAACATAATGATGTAGCTAGTTTAGAGAAAAATTTAGAGCGTGCTACTAAAATGGCAGAACAAACAGGCGGAGGAATTTTAGTGATTTCTGAAGGTGTTTTTGGAATGCGTGGTGAACAAGGTCGTTTAAAAGAAATTGTAGCTCTTAAAAAGAAATTTAATTTCAGATTATTTGTTGATGATGCTCATGGTTTTGGAACTTTAGGGAAAACAGGAGCAGGAACAGGTGAAGAACAAGGTGTGCAAGATGATATTGATGTATATTTTGCAACATTTGCTAAATCTTTAGCTAGTACAGGTGCTTTTATTGCCGGTGATAAAGAAATAATCGATTATTTAAAATATAATTTACGTTCTCAAATGTTTGCAAAATCTTTGCAAATGCAATTAGTAGCTGGAGCTCTTAAGCGTTTAGATATGCTTAAAACAATGCCAGAACTTAAAGCTAAACTTTGGGAAAATGTAAATGCATTACAATCTGGTTTAAAAGCAAGAGGTTTCGATATCGGTACAACGCAAAGTTGTGTAACGCCAGTATATCTAAAAGGAAGTATTCCAGAAGCCATGGCTTTAGTTAAGGATTTACGTGAAAACTATGGTGTTTTCTGTTCTATAGTAGTGTATCCTGTAATTCCAAAAGGACTAATTTTATTAAGATTAATTCCTACGGCAACACATACTTTGGAAGATGTAACTGAGACTTTAAATGCATTTGATGCTATTAGAGAGCGTTTAGAAAATGGAACGTACAAACGTTTATCTGCTTCTGTTATGGCAGCAATGGGCGAATAA
- a CDS encoding PLP-dependent cysteine synthase family protein, with product MKHRNQVFDNVLELVGNTPLVKLNRITSKFEGDFYAKVECFNPGQSSKDRIALYIIEQAEKEGVLKPGDTIVETTSGNTGFSIAMVSIIKGYECILAVSSKSSPDKIDMLRTMGAKVYVCPAHVSADDPRSYYQVAKRIHEELKGSVYINQYFNQLNIDAHYNSTGPEIWKQTEGEITHLVACSGTGGTISGTAKYLKEQNPNIKVIGVDAFGSVLKKYHETREFDEKEIYPYRIEGLGKNLIPGATDFDIIDEFVKVTDEESAHTAREIARTEGLFVGYTSGAATQAIKQLGEQGEFKEGDKIVVIYPDHGSRYMSKVYSDKWMSDQGFFDSQNEAAAQSIQYIK from the coding sequence ATGAAACACAGAAATCAAGTATTTGATAATGTATTAGAGTTAGTTGGCAATACTCCTTTAGTAAAGCTAAATAGAATAACCTCTAAGTTCGAAGGAGATTTTTACGCTAAAGTAGAATGTTTTAACCCAGGGCAATCATCAAAAGATAGAATAGCACTTTACATTATAGAACAAGCCGAGAAAGAAGGTGTTTTAAAACCAGGCGATACTATTGTAGAAACAACCTCTGGAAACACCGGTTTTAGTATTGCGATGGTAAGTATCATTAAAGGATACGAATGTATTTTGGCGGTAAGTTCAAAGTCTTCTCCAGATAAAATTGATATGTTACGTACCATGGGCGCTAAGGTTTATGTTTGTCCAGCGCATGTTAGTGCAGACGATCCAAGATCTTACTATCAAGTTGCAAAACGTATTCATGAAGAATTAAAAGGTTCAGTTTACATTAATCAATATTTTAATCAATTAAATATTGATGCACATTATAATTCTACAGGTCCGGAAATTTGGAAACAAACAGAAGGAGAAATAACGCATTTAGTCGCTTGTAGTGGAACAGGAGGAACTATTTCCGGAACAGCAAAATACTTAAAAGAGCAAAATCCTAACATAAAAGTGATAGGTGTTGATGCTTTTGGTTCGGTACTTAAAAAATACCACGAAACTAGAGAATTCGACGAAAAGGAAATTTATCCTTATCGAATAGAAGGTTTAGGTAAAAATTTAATACCAGGTGCTACAGATTTCGATATTATAGATGAATTTGTAAAAGTAACCGATGAAGAAAGTGCTCATACTGCTAGAGAAATAGCTAGAACAGAAGGTTTGTTTGTAGGTTATACATCTGGAGCTGCTACACAGGCTATTAAGCAATTGGGTGAGCAAGGCGAGTTTAAAGAAGGAGATAAAATTGTTGTTATTTATCCGGATCACGGTTCTCGATATATGAGTAAAGTGTATAGCGATAAGTGGATGAGTGATCAAGGGTTTTTCGATTCGCAAAATGAAGCAGCAGCGCAGAGCATACAATACATAAAATAA
- a CDS encoding S9 family peptidase — MKIATILLSVSFTFAASCKNINMSKSINEVTIPSAKKISKTLEMHNDVRIDNYYWLNDRENPEVIDYLNAENDYTKALMKHTEGFQKDLFEEMKGRIKEDDSSLPYKLNDYWYITRYETGKDYPIYLRKKESLDAKEEILFDCNEMAKDHSYFSLGGISISPDNKMAAFSTDTVSRRQYTVQIKNLETGAILDDKILNTTGSATWANDNKTLFYTMKDEITLRSHKIFKHKLSSDSTDDVEVYHEADETFNTFVYKTKSKKYIIIGSSSTLSSEYQILSADTPDAAFKIFQERTDDMEYSIAHYDDAFYIISNCDGATNFKLLKTSETATEKENWKDLLPHRKDVLLEDIEIFKDYLVVNERENGLNNIRIISWDGSEDYYLPFNSETYTSYIGNNPDFDSDVMRYGFNSLTNPSSVMDYNFKTKTSEIKKEQEVLGGKFNKENYESKRVWATARDGVKVPISLVYKKGIKLDGTNPLLQYAYGSYGSTIDPSFSTIRLSLLDRGFVYAISHIRGGEYLGRNWYETGKLLTKKNTFTDFIDCSKFLIEENYTSNKHLYAYGGSAGGLLMGAIINMNPELYNGVLAAVPFVDVVTTMLDDSIPLTTGEYDEWGNPNNETYYHYMKSYSPYDNVEAKNYPNMLVTTGLHDSQVQYWEPAKWVAKLRELKTDTNKLLLQTDMESGHGGASGRFESLKEVALEYAFLLDLEGINR, encoded by the coding sequence ATGAAAATAGCAACCATTCTTTTAAGCGTAAGTTTTACTTTTGCCGCTTCGTGTAAAAATATAAATATGAGTAAATCTATAAATGAAGTAACTATTCCTTCAGCTAAAAAAATATCGAAAACATTAGAAATGCATAATGATGTTAGAATCGATAATTATTATTGGTTAAACGATCGTGAAAATCCTGAGGTTATTGATTATTTAAATGCTGAGAATGATTATACAAAGGCATTAATGAAGCATACAGAGGGGTTTCAGAAGGATTTATTTGAAGAAATGAAGGGGAGAATTAAAGAAGACGACTCATCATTACCATATAAATTAAACGACTATTGGTACATTACGCGTTACGAAACAGGAAAAGATTACCCTATTTATTTGCGTAAAAAAGAAAGTTTAGATGCTAAAGAAGAAATTCTATTCGATTGTAATGAAATGGCAAAAGATCATTCATACTTTAGTTTAGGAGGTATTTCCATAAGTCCAGATAATAAAATGGCAGCTTTTTCTACCGATACTGTCAGTAGAAGGCAATATACGGTTCAAATTAAAAACCTTGAAACCGGTGCTATTTTAGATGATAAAATTTTAAATACTACTGGAAGTGCTACATGGGCAAACGATAATAAAACGTTGTTTTATACCATGAAGGATGAGATAACTTTGCGTTCTCATAAAATATTTAAGCATAAATTAAGTAGTGATTCCACAGATGATGTTGAGGTTTATCATGAAGCCGATGAGACCTTTAATACCTTTGTTTATAAAACTAAATCTAAAAAATATATTATCATTGGTTCGTCGAGTACATTATCTTCGGAATATCAAATTTTAAGTGCCGATACTCCTGATGCTGCATTCAAAATATTTCAAGAAAGAACAGACGATATGGAATATAGTATCGCTCATTATGATGATGCTTTTTATATTATTTCTAATTGCGATGGTGCTACAAACTTCAAGCTATTAAAAACGAGTGAAACAGCTACAGAGAAAGAAAATTGGAAAGATTTACTGCCTCATAGAAAAGATGTTTTATTAGAGGATATTGAGATTTTTAAAGATTATTTAGTTGTTAATGAACGTGAAAACGGATTAAACAACATCCGAATAATAAGCTGGGATGGTAGTGAAGATTATTACTTACCTTTCAATTCTGAAACTTATACATCTTACATTGGTAATAATCCAGATTTTGATAGTGATGTTATGCGTTATGGTTTTAATTCGTTAACCAACCCGAGTTCGGTAATGGATTATAACTTCAAGACCAAAACTAGTGAAATTAAAAAAGAACAAGAGGTTTTAGGCGGGAAGTTTAATAAGGAAAACTACGAATCTAAGCGTGTTTGGGCAACCGCTCGCGATGGTGTAAAAGTGCCAATTTCTTTAGTTTATAAAAAAGGAATTAAATTGGATGGAACAAATCCATTATTGCAATATGCTTACGGTTCTTATGGTTCAACCATAGATCCTTCGTTTTCTACCATTCGTTTAAGCTTGCTAGATCGAGGTTTTGTTTATGCTATTTCGCATATTAGAGGTGGTGAATATTTAGGTCGCAATTGGTACGAAACAGGAAAACTGCTAACCAAGAAAAATACATTTACAGATTTTATAGATTGTTCTAAATTCTTAATTGAAGAAAATTATACGTCAAACAAACATTTATATGCTTACGGCGGTTCTGCTGGTGGTTTGCTAATGGGAGCAATAATTAATATGAATCCAGAATTGTACAACGGTGTTTTAGCGGCTGTGCCATTTGTAGATGTGGTTACTACTATGCTAGACGACTCTATACCTTTAACTACTGGAGAGTATGACGAGTGGGGAAACCCAAATAATGAGACTTATTACCATTACATGAAATCGTATTCACCTTATGATAATGTAGAGGCTAAAAACTATCCGAATATGTTGGTTACAACTGGTTTACACGATTCTCAAGTGCAATATTGGGAGCCAGCAAAGTGGGTTGCGAAGCTTAGAGAATTAAAAACAGACACGAATAAATTACTGCTTCAAACGGATATGGAATCGGGGCATGGAGGGGCTTCTGGGCGTTTTGAAAGTCTTAAAGAAGTTGCTCTAGAATACGCGTTTTTGCTAGATTTGGAAGGAATTAACCGCTAA
- a CDS encoding YbaB/EbfC family nucleoid-associated protein, with protein sequence MFGDMMGMMSKLKEAKKKVEETKERLNTVLVDEASNDNKLKITLTANRTIKSIDIDDELLKDKEQLEDYLVLTLNKAIEKATQINEAELAAAAKDGMPNIPGMDMFK encoded by the coding sequence ATGTTTGGAGATATGATGGGCATGATGAGCAAACTCAAAGAAGCCAAGAAAAAAGTAGAAGAAACAAAAGAACGTTTAAATACCGTTTTAGTTGATGAAGCTAGTAACGATAATAAACTTAAAATTACTTTAACGGCCAATAGAACTATTAAATCTATTGATATAGACGATGAGTTATTAAAAGATAAGGAACAACTTGAAGATTACCTTGTTTTAACACTAAATAAGGCTATTGAAAAGGCAACCCAAATTAATGAAGCTGAACTTGCTGCAGCTGCAAAAGATGGAATGCCTAATATTCCTGGAATGGATATGTTTAAGTAA
- a CDS encoding threonine aldolase family protein, translating to MIIDLRSDTVTKPSKPMLEAMMQASVGDDVFREDPTVNELESRIAKMFGKETAMFFPSGTMANQTAIKLHTNPGDQVICDKYAHIFNYESGGASFNSGVSCNLLDINNGMFTASDVLTTINPEAYYYSKTSLVEIENTANRRGGSCWDFNEIQKIRKVCDENNLGFHLDGARLWHALVEKNETTEQYGKVFDTISVCLSKGLGCPVGSVLVGDGVIMQNAIRIRKIFGGNMRQAGYLAAAGLYALDNNIERLAEDHKKAKEIGAVLGDLSIVKSVEPIETNIVIFELIGGADENEFTQKLADKNIHIIGMGGNKLRMVTHLDYTNVMHDKLLSELRKF from the coding sequence ATGATTATTGATCTAAGAAGTGATACCGTTACAAAGCCATCAAAACCCATGTTAGAGGCCATGATGCAAGCATCTGTAGGCGATGATGTGTTTAGAGAAGATCCAACAGTAAACGAACTTGAAAGCCGAATAGCAAAAATGTTTGGTAAGGAAACTGCAATGTTTTTTCCGAGTGGTACCATGGCAAACCAAACAGCTATAAAATTGCATACCAATCCTGGAGACCAAGTAATTTGCGATAAATATGCTCATATTTTTAACTACGAATCTGGTGGAGCATCCTTTAATAGTGGAGTGTCTTGTAATTTATTAGATATAAATAACGGCATGTTTACGGCAAGTGATGTTTTGACAACCATAAATCCAGAAGCTTATTATTATAGTAAAACGAGTTTAGTAGAAATTGAAAATACGGCAAATAGACGTGGAGGTTCATGTTGGGATTTTAATGAAATACAGAAAATTAGAAAAGTTTGCGATGAAAATAACCTAGGATTTCATTTAGATGGTGCACGTTTATGGCATGCTTTAGTTGAAAAAAATGAAACTACGGAGCAATATGGAAAAGTGTTCGATACCATTTCTGTGTGTTTAAGTAAAGGTTTAGGTTGTCCTGTTGGTTCCGTTTTAGTTGGTGACGGAGTTATTATGCAAAACGCTATTAGAATCCGTAAAATATTTGGTGGAAACATGCGCCAGGCCGGGTATTTAGCTGCGGCAGGTTTGTATGCCTTGGATAATAATATTGAAAGATTGGCTGAAGATCATAAAAAAGCAAAAGAAATTGGAGCTGTTTTAGGTGATCTTTCAATTGTTAAATCTGTAGAACCTATAGAAACGAATATCGTAATATTTGAACTAATTGGTGGAGCGGACGAAAATGAATTCACTCAAAAATTAGCCGATAAAAACATCCATATTATAGGTATGGGCGGTAATAAATTACGTATGGTTACGCATTTGGATTACACCAATGTTATGCACGATAAACTTTTGAGTGAATTAAGAAAATTTTAA